A single window of Granulicella mallensis MP5ACTX8 DNA harbors:
- a CDS encoding cytochrome c oxidase assembly protein: protein MKSGPKPPVALLTSDFVNTSLSAFLCFSGRLFYPSYGVIERPFGIDALKDQIAAGAFMWVFGSLVFLVPAIYLTTRFLANGRLISEKTGLERTRALAQ, encoded by the coding sequence ATGAAGTCGGGGCCGAAGCCTCCAGTCGCACTTTTGACTTCTGACTTTGTAAACACGAGCTTATCGGCATTCCTGTGTTTTTCAGGGCGATTGTTCTACCCTAGTTATGGAGTTATCGAACGGCCATTCGGAATCGACGCGTTGAAGGATCAGATCGCGGCGGGAGCTTTCATGTGGGTATTCGGATCTTTGGTGTTCCTCGTTCCAGCCATCTACCTGACCACCCGATTCTTGGCGAACGGTCGTCTCATAAGTGAGAAGACAGGACTAGAGAGGACACGTGCGCTGGCTCAGTAA
- a CDS encoding MlaE family ABC transporter permease, whose amino-acid sequence MRWLSKLFEFVGKLGLFSLRVVGDSLRPPFEFAQFFRQVAEAGNKSLILIVVSGFALGAVMTLHTRSTLVMFGATAMIPAVQAVAFFVEIGPLVAGLLLAGRVGSGIGAVLANMRATEQIDAIESLSIDSFKFLVVPRVLACVVVLPILTLFMDFAGLLGGFLSEGLTSHIGPTLYVNRAFDYIQWSNFIAPTLKTTVFGFIIGSVSSYFGYTTDKGAKGVGEAATNSVVLSSLLIIVADVLLIKCIFFLFPDTAI is encoded by the coding sequence GTGCGCTGGCTCAGTAAATTATTTGAATTCGTCGGCAAGTTGGGCTTGTTTAGCCTGCGGGTTGTAGGCGATTCCCTCAGGCCTCCGTTCGAATTTGCCCAGTTTTTCCGTCAGGTCGCAGAGGCGGGAAACAAATCACTCATCCTCATCGTCGTGTCCGGTTTTGCCCTGGGAGCCGTCATGACTCTCCACACAAGAAGCACCCTGGTGATGTTTGGCGCCACGGCGATGATACCAGCCGTACAGGCAGTAGCCTTCTTCGTCGAAATTGGGCCGCTGGTCGCGGGACTGCTGCTTGCAGGTAGAGTCGGCTCAGGAATCGGAGCGGTCCTTGCAAACATGAGAGCGACTGAGCAGATCGACGCTATCGAATCGCTATCGATTGACTCGTTCAAATTCCTCGTGGTGCCTCGAGTCCTGGCCTGTGTGGTCGTTCTTCCCATCCTGACACTTTTCATGGATTTCGCAGGCCTGCTCGGGGGCTTCCTCTCAGAAGGACTCACCTCGCACATAGGGCCGACACTCTACGTTAATCGCGCCTTTGACTATATCCAGTGGTCAAACTTCATTGCGCCGACCCTCAAAACTACCGTATTCGGTTTCATCATCGGCTCCGTCTCTTCCTACTTTGGCTATACGACGGACAAGGGAGCGAAGGGCGTCGGCGAAGCTGCTACCAACAGTGTTGTTCTGTCGTCCCTGTTGATCATCGTTGCGGACGTATTGCTCATCAAGTGCATCTTCTTCCTCTTCCCGGACACTGCCATATGA
- a CDS encoding ABC transporter ATP-binding protein — protein sequence MSETQNIAVEFKRVMKSFGTKRVLNDVSFHIGQGQALCLLGRSGTGKSVTLKLIMALMQPDSGEVWVDQENVVGLDEQGLSHVRRKMGYLFQDAALFDSLTLYENLALPLHRLTKKPKPEIQDVVHRTLTDVGLGADGAKYPSALSGGMKKRAGLARALVLEPKILLADEPSSGLDRITASEIDELLMRCKTERGTALIIVTHDVHGARRIADRVAVLDQGNLVAFGSVDEVSQSENEVARKLITE from the coding sequence ATGAGCGAGACCCAAAACATCGCGGTGGAGTTTAAGCGCGTGATGAAGTCGTTCGGTACAAAACGCGTACTGAATGACGTCTCTTTTCACATCGGCCAAGGTCAGGCCCTGTGTCTACTCGGTCGCAGCGGTACCGGTAAGAGTGTCACTCTCAAACTGATTATGGCTCTTATGCAACCGGACTCGGGAGAGGTCTGGGTCGATCAGGAGAACGTAGTTGGGTTGGACGAGCAGGGGCTGTCTCACGTCCGCAGAAAGATGGGCTACCTGTTTCAGGATGCAGCACTCTTCGATTCCCTAACCCTTTATGAAAACCTTGCACTGCCTCTCCACAGACTAACCAAGAAGCCCAAGCCCGAGATTCAGGACGTGGTCCACCGTACTCTCACCGATGTCGGCCTGGGAGCGGATGGTGCGAAATATCCATCGGCACTCTCTGGGGGGATGAAGAAGAGAGCCGGCCTTGCCAGAGCCTTGGTCCTTGAACCAAAGATTCTGCTGGCAGATGAACCGAGCAGCGGGCTGGATCGTATCACCGCCTCTGAGATCGATGAACTCCTCATGCGTTGCAAGACCGAACGCGGAACGGCTCTGATCATCGTGACGCATGATGTGCACGGTGCCCGCAGAATAGCTGACCGGGTCGCCGTGCTCGATCAAGGAAACCTTGTCGCCTTTGGGTCGGTTGACGAAGTGAGCCAGAGCGAAAACGAAGTCGCTCGCAAACTTATTACGGAGTGA
- a CDS encoding MlaD family protein, translating to MSRRYLAVGIFIIAGATLFALGIFLIGNRHEAFSRHVLLYTEFADLDGIAKGSKVQVAGMDAGQVTKIDIPNSPSGHFRVQMKVNESLHGLVRTDSVVTVDTEGVVGDTFLTIHSGSPVAAIAQSDSVLQSKSPVSISDLLTHGLGVMNDADATIKQVGGKLGVTLDSANGAVGNANDLLVGLKQGRGPAGMLLRDEKMAGQIRESMSNVQATTSNLNQASGRVNSLVADVQQRQLPQKLDDTMTEIHSASTRADASIQQVQQSLTQALGPDANGVTAGQNISEALTNVNAATGNMAEDTEALKHNFFFKGFFNHRGYYTLSSLSPQEYRRSKLFGNSQSPRTWLQADALFQHGPHGTEELSVDGKRAIDAAVTSLGDAIFTHPIVIEGYSDAAASADALSWSYARAQIVRNYLEARYPFTTKNVGVMPLSSTPPPGLGHDHWSGVCILIAEKK from the coding sequence ATGTCAAGACGATATCTTGCTGTAGGAATCTTCATCATTGCCGGCGCAACCTTGTTCGCTCTTGGGATCTTCCTTATTGGGAATCGTCATGAAGCTTTTTCGCGCCACGTGCTGTTATATACGGAGTTTGCCGATCTCGATGGCATAGCCAAGGGTTCGAAGGTGCAAGTAGCGGGCATGGATGCCGGCCAAGTGACGAAGATCGACATTCCTAACTCCCCGAGTGGTCATTTTCGCGTCCAGATGAAGGTCAACGAATCGCTTCACGGCCTGGTTCGGACCGACTCCGTCGTCACGGTCGATACAGAGGGCGTGGTGGGCGATACTTTTCTGACAATTCATTCTGGATCCCCGGTTGCGGCGATCGCGCAATCGGATTCGGTGCTGCAAAGCAAGTCTCCCGTAAGCATCTCCGACCTGCTGACTCATGGTCTCGGGGTCATGAATGATGCGGATGCAACGATAAAGCAGGTAGGAGGCAAGCTGGGCGTTACGCTGGACAGCGCCAATGGCGCAGTGGGTAACGCAAACGACCTGCTCGTAGGCCTTAAACAGGGTCGCGGGCCAGCCGGGATGCTTCTCCGGGATGAGAAGATGGCAGGTCAGATCCGAGAGAGCATGTCGAACGTGCAGGCGACAACTTCGAACCTCAACCAGGCTTCGGGCCGTGTCAACAGCCTCGTTGCAGACGTTCAGCAGCGGCAACTACCGCAGAAGCTTGATGACACGATGACGGAAATTCATTCCGCTTCCACTCGGGCTGATGCGAGCATTCAACAGGTCCAGCAAAGCCTGACCCAGGCCCTTGGCCCCGATGCAAACGGTGTCACGGCGGGCCAAAACATCAGCGAAGCTCTGACTAATGTCAACGCTGCGACAGGCAACATGGCCGAAGATACCGAGGCACTCAAACACAACTTCTTCTTCAAAGGCTTCTTCAATCATCGTGGATATTACACACTGAGCAGTCTTTCCCCTCAGGAATACAGGCGCAGTAAGCTCTTCGGAAATAGCCAGAGCCCGCGCACCTGGCTGCAGGCCGACGCATTGTTTCAGCATGGGCCACATGGTACGGAGGAATTGAGCGTAGACGGAAAACGTGCGATCGACGCTGCTGTTACCTCACTGGGAGACGCGATCTTCACGCACCCTATTGTGATCGAGGGATATTCTGATGCCGCAGCGTCAGCCGATGCTCTTTCCTGGTCCTACGCTCGCGCACAGATCGTTCGAAACTACCTCGAGGCACGCTACCCCTTCACCACAAAGAATGTAGGCGTGATGCCCTTGAGCTCAACTCCGCCACCGGGACTGGGGCATGATCATTGGTCCGGTGTATGCATCCTGATCGCCGAGAAGAAATAG
- a CDS encoding DUF5597 domain-containing protein: MSRLSASCAILAALLIVGTGQAQSPIGAESQLPHLQRQDGHYALVVDGKPYLMLGAQINNSSSWASTLPDVWPALEDLHVNTVEAPVYWEQMEAHEKTFDFSNVDLLVHGAREHHLHLVLLWFGTWKNGQMHYVPEWVKTNPAKYPRELNAYGKVLDVMSPHSAATLEADRHAFAALMHHLREIDGSEHTVIMMQVENESGSVGSVRDFSAAANKEFAGSVPQVLHAGSGTWSQVYGADADERFAAYATAHYINQVAAAGKAEYALPMYCNVWITYPVHALENRDHPSPGQEYPSGGPQQENIDIWKAAAPSIDLLGPDFYSDDRALFHRVVASYARPDNALFIPETHLGRDFGPNFFYALGHGAIGFSPFGVDYTNWTISDRKIPAFLSENFALLGPIEEQIAKLNLEGKVQTAVEQKGEPVARIHFAGVDAVVSYGFPQRDGEVPPGTLDASGRVIVAQLGPLDFLVTGFDASITFVATTAASAAPRNEQLEILSAEQGQYVGGAWQSSRNWNGDQTDRGLRFKSDNKDVVRIRLHTLPLYDRPSRDAVH, translated from the coding sequence ATGAGTCGTTTGTCAGCTAGTTGTGCGATCCTCGCGGCGCTTCTCATCGTTGGGACTGGACAGGCTCAATCGCCCATCGGAGCTGAGTCGCAGTTGCCGCACCTGCAGAGGCAGGACGGGCACTATGCTCTGGTCGTAGACGGCAAGCCTTACCTGATGCTTGGTGCACAGATCAATAATTCGAGCTCCTGGGCGTCGACCTTGCCGGATGTCTGGCCTGCGTTAGAGGACCTGCACGTCAATACGGTCGAGGCACCCGTTTATTGGGAGCAGATGGAGGCGCACGAGAAAACGTTTGATTTCTCAAACGTCGATCTTCTCGTCCATGGCGCTCGTGAACATCATCTGCATCTCGTCCTGCTTTGGTTTGGCACCTGGAAGAACGGGCAGATGCACTATGTACCGGAGTGGGTTAAGACGAATCCCGCTAAGTATCCGCGAGAGCTGAACGCCTACGGCAAGGTGCTGGATGTGATGTCTCCTCATTCGGCAGCTACTCTCGAAGCTGACCGGCATGCCTTTGCCGCGCTGATGCATCATCTTCGTGAAATCGATGGGAGCGAGCATACCGTCATCATGATGCAGGTTGAAAACGAGTCGGGATCAGTGGGTTCGGTGCGGGACTTCTCAGCGGCGGCGAACAAAGAGTTCGCGGGGAGTGTGCCCCAGGTTCTGCACGCCGGGTCTGGAACCTGGTCCCAGGTATATGGCGCCGATGCGGATGAGCGTTTCGCGGCGTATGCGACGGCACACTACATCAATCAGGTCGCAGCGGCTGGCAAAGCGGAGTATGCGTTACCGATGTACTGCAATGTCTGGATTACCTATCCCGTGCATGCGCTCGAGAACCGCGACCACCCAAGCCCCGGCCAGGAATACCCAAGCGGGGGACCGCAGCAGGAAAACATCGATATCTGGAAGGCTGCTGCGCCGTCGATCGATCTGCTCGGTCCGGATTTTTACTCGGACGATCGTGCCCTGTTCCACCGGGTCGTTGCAAGCTATGCCAGGCCGGACAATGCACTCTTCATTCCGGAGACACACCTGGGCCGCGATTTTGGTCCGAACTTCTTCTACGCCCTGGGTCATGGAGCTATTGGATTTTCGCCGTTCGGAGTTGACTATACGAATTGGACGATCAGTGACCGAAAGATCCCCGCTTTTCTCTCGGAGAACTTCGCACTGCTCGGCCCAATTGAAGAGCAGATCGCGAAACTGAACCTCGAAGGCAAGGTACAGACGGCTGTGGAGCAAAAGGGCGAGCCGGTGGCGCGCATCCATTTTGCCGGAGTCGATGCCGTGGTCTCATATGGGTTTCCGCAGCGCGATGGTGAAGTGCCACCAGGCACGCTGGATGCGAGTGGACGCGTCATCGTAGCGCAGCTCGGGCCGCTCGACTTCCTCGTCACCGGATTCGATGCAAGCATTACCTTCGTTGCGACGACCGCGGCGAGTGCGGCTCCGCGCAACGAGCAACTTGAGATCCTGAGTGCGGAGCAGGGCCAATATGTGGGTGGCGCGTGGCAGAGCTCACGCAATTGGAACGGAGATCAGACGGATCGTGGGCTAAGGTTCAAGAGCGATAACAAGGACGTCGTGCGCATCCGGCTTCACACACTTCCTTTGTATGATCGCCCTTCGCGGGATGCTGTTCACTAG
- a CDS encoding SDR family NAD(P)-dependent oxidoreductase — translation MQSNGKQETAKAIVSRRFFLAGSAALSAVSLTGNMEGQMTQAKTDPWGQILKGRVAVVTGAARGIGRAAAVALARSGANVVGIDICAVVDPRSGVEPASRAELDQTGEMVKSEGVQWRSFVLDQRDLPALRIAAEKINTEFGHIDILFANAGIQAFRPLLEMENADWHIQIDVNLTGTANALRAFAPYMVQQNHGRIIMTTSTQGRHGTLNGSAYSASKWGIIGLMKSAAMELGRHGITVNCLVPGLIDTPLTRHEERYAQALQVAGRTPTGDKAVDEEAARKVLQSKSILGVPWIDPAEMAPVVVFLASDAARMVSGATYDVTGGDSANNV, via the coding sequence ATGCAATCAAATGGAAAGCAAGAGACAGCGAAGGCGATCGTATCGCGCAGGTTCTTTCTAGCTGGCTCAGCAGCGCTGAGCGCGGTTTCACTGACAGGAAATATGGAGGGACAGATGACACAGGCGAAGACAGATCCTTGGGGACAGATTCTCAAGGGGAGAGTAGCCGTAGTAACTGGGGCGGCACGCGGGATTGGGCGCGCAGCAGCCGTTGCCTTGGCGCGTAGTGGAGCGAATGTGGTTGGAATCGACATCTGCGCTGTTGTCGATCCGCGTTCGGGAGTGGAACCTGCCAGCCGTGCCGAACTTGATCAAACTGGTGAAATGGTCAAGAGCGAAGGTGTCCAATGGAGGAGCTTTGTGCTGGACCAGCGCGATCTTCCCGCACTGCGGATAGCCGCAGAGAAGATCAACACTGAGTTTGGCCACATTGACATCTTGTTTGCCAACGCTGGTATCCAGGCATTCCGTCCGTTGCTGGAGATGGAAAATGCTGATTGGCACATCCAGATCGACGTCAATCTGACGGGCACTGCTAACGCTCTCCGTGCCTTTGCGCCGTATATGGTGCAGCAGAACCACGGCCGGATCATCATGACGACATCAACTCAGGGACGACACGGCACATTGAACGGTTCGGCCTATTCGGCGTCGAAGTGGGGGATCATCGGCTTGATGAAGTCTGCGGCGATGGAGCTGGGCCGGCATGGCATTACGGTGAACTGCCTTGTTCCAGGACTCATCGATACACCGCTCACACGCCACGAGGAACGATATGCGCAAGCGTTGCAGGTGGCGGGACGCACGCCAACCGGCGACAAGGCCGTCGACGAAGAAGCGGCCCGGAAGGTGCTGCAGAGCAAATCTATTCTGGGTGTGCCATGGATCGATCCGGCAGAGATGGCGCCCGTCGTCGTGTTTCTCGCGTCTGATGCGGCGCGAATGGTCTCAGGCGCAACCTACGATGTAACGGGTGGTGACAGCGCCAACAATGTCTAA
- a CDS encoding helix-turn-helix transcriptional regulator: protein MTQPSQERMILVGANEPLPEDHFWFDGEGFSVYAAKQPRSTWQEHVHDCVQVTVGLEPAHMHAEWRATGKLRQTKEFIGNAVSVIPARVPHKTLWQRRAALIHIYIREEFLLRLASDILQQDSLELQSTYLVRDLLIEELARSLYLESEGGHLNAAVASAAVMTLCVRLLRAYSVRKGEAAYATGGLGPTRERRVREYIEADLERDLSLQSLAGVVGLSPQHFAVLFRESTGFTPHQYVNHRRIACAQELLKKADVPLIEISMQCGFSSQSQFITTFRKLVGMTPGRFRSSLTASPS from the coding sequence GTGACACAGCCATCGCAGGAACGAATGATTCTGGTGGGAGCGAATGAACCGCTGCCCGAAGATCACTTCTGGTTTGATGGAGAAGGCTTTAGCGTTTACGCGGCGAAACAGCCGCGCAGTACGTGGCAGGAGCATGTGCACGACTGCGTGCAGGTAACTGTGGGGCTTGAGCCAGCGCATATGCACGCGGAGTGGCGTGCAACGGGAAAGCTTCGCCAAACCAAGGAATTTATCGGAAACGCAGTCAGCGTGATTCCTGCGCGCGTTCCGCACAAGACACTCTGGCAGCGGCGAGCGGCGTTGATTCACATCTATATCCGTGAAGAGTTTCTGTTGCGTCTTGCCTCTGATATCTTGCAGCAGGATTCCCTAGAACTTCAATCCACCTATCTGGTCCGAGACCTGTTGATCGAGGAACTTGCTCGTTCGCTTTATCTGGAATCAGAGGGTGGACATCTGAATGCTGCGGTAGCGAGCGCAGCGGTCATGACTCTCTGCGTACGCCTACTCCGCGCCTACTCCGTACGGAAGGGCGAGGCGGCTTATGCGACCGGAGGCTTAGGGCCCACCCGCGAACGACGCGTCCGAGAATATATCGAAGCTGATCTGGAACGCGATCTTTCGCTTCAATCGCTTGCGGGCGTCGTCGGATTGAGCCCGCAACACTTCGCGGTCCTATTTCGCGAGTCTACCGGATTTACGCCGCATCAATACGTCAACCATCGCCGCATCGCCTGCGCTCAGGAGCTTCTGAAGAAGGCCGATGTGCCGCTCATCGAGATATCAATGCAATGTGGCTTCTCCAGCCAGAGCCAGTTCATTACGACCTTTCGCAAGCTGGTCGGTATGACGCCGGGGCGCTTCCGCTCATCACTCACTGCTTCTCCATCGTAG
- a CDS encoding cupin domain-containing protein has product MNTAISAKVIPATALTQDAEIFEYSKAADPISSGATPRIPVRTFSSELYASGTTRMVPLDLSKELKTHYSATGPSVLASFVRIEAGESITTSADATSEFFYVIKGNGHTDTEEGAIEWNEGAIFVLPGMAAVHHADADTAFYMVNDSPLLAYLGVEKSKSRFKPTLYAHAIIMAELERAKNDPNAGKRSRVSVLLANKNFDQTLTITHTLWSMFGIVPPGTRQLPHRHQSVALDFAVEANSGVYTLIGPELNADGSIKDAIRVDWVKGAAFVTPAGYWHEHVNESNADAYVMPIQDAGLHSYLRTLDIQFYLED; this is encoded by the coding sequence ATGAATACCGCAATTTCCGCAAAGGTGATTCCAGCTACTGCTCTCACGCAGGATGCCGAGATCTTTGAGTACAGTAAAGCAGCCGATCCGATCTCTTCCGGGGCGACGCCACGCATCCCAGTCAGGACGTTCTCGAGTGAACTCTATGCTTCCGGCACAACACGTATGGTTCCACTCGATCTGAGCAAAGAATTGAAGACCCACTATTCTGCGACAGGCCCGAGTGTTCTGGCGAGCTTTGTTCGCATCGAGGCTGGCGAGTCGATCACCACTTCAGCCGATGCCACCAGCGAGTTCTTCTACGTTATCAAGGGCAACGGCCATACCGATACCGAGGAGGGCGCCATCGAATGGAACGAAGGCGCCATCTTCGTATTGCCTGGCATGGCTGCGGTACACCATGCTGATGCAGACACGGCCTTCTACATGGTTAACGATTCGCCGCTGCTCGCCTATCTTGGTGTAGAGAAGTCGAAAAGCCGTTTCAAGCCAACGCTGTACGCGCATGCCATAATCATGGCCGAGTTGGAGAGGGCCAAGAACGATCCAAACGCAGGCAAGCGCAGTCGCGTGAGCGTGCTGCTGGCAAACAAGAACTTCGACCAGACGTTAACCATCACGCATACTCTGTGGTCCATGTTCGGCATTGTGCCTCCCGGGACGCGGCAGCTTCCACACCGTCATCAATCCGTTGCACTTGATTTTGCGGTAGAAGCGAACTCCGGCGTATACACCCTGATCGGACCGGAACTGAATGCAGACGGCTCTATCAAAGACGCTATCCGCGTGGACTGGGTGAAGGGGGCCGCGTTCGTAACACCAGCCGGTTACTGGCATGAACATGTTAACGAGTCCAATGCGGATGCCTATGTGATGCCCATTCAGGATGCTGGTTTGCACTCCTATCTGCGCACCCTCGACATCCAGTTCTATCTCGAAGACTAA
- a CDS encoding cupin domain-containing protein, which produces MICKHRSIGIAAVVTGAALTAVLAQTPGNSVASGHREILLQTTQSWNGKPYKHYPTGQPQLTTIKLTIAPHTALPWHTHPSPNVVYVLSGSLTLHDKASGKTQVVYQGQAVGESVDDVHRGESGDEPTVLLITYAGTPGVPTSVPAKGEKAEY; this is translated from the coding sequence ATGATTTGTAAACACCGCAGCATTGGAATTGCCGCTGTCGTCACCGGAGCAGCTCTAACGGCCGTACTCGCTCAAACCCCCGGGAATAGTGTTGCCAGCGGGCACCGCGAAATCCTGTTGCAGACAACCCAATCGTGGAACGGCAAGCCTTACAAGCACTATCCCACCGGCCAGCCGCAACTCACTACGATCAAGCTGACCATCGCACCACACACGGCCCTGCCATGGCACACGCATCCATCTCCAAATGTCGTCTACGTGCTTTCGGGCTCTCTTACGCTGCACGACAAAGCCAGCGGCAAGACTCAGGTCGTTTATCAGGGGCAAGCGGTAGGGGAGTCAGTAGACGATGTGCATCGCGGTGAGTCGGGTGACGAACCCACCGTATTGCTCATCACCTATGCCGGTACTCCAGGTGTTCCGACCTCAGTTCCTGCAAAGGGGGAGAAGGCGGAATACTGA
- a CDS encoding PQQ-dependent sugar dehydrogenase: MRRSRFEKFHAFAALVFTALLPSGLHAQQTITGQAAFADWNQQQPGVRRKITVADLPVPKPQEAINNTPHLIPRPKEAWPIAPPGFKVTLYAGGDAAPMQRADNKEHMQLSGGTFTMPRLLRTAPNGDLFLADSGAGTLFILRGVGPDGKAAQIERFATGLDHPFGIAFYPAKNPKYIYVGNATTIQRIPYHTGDLHATGATETIVPNIPGYAQLMGGGHWTRDVVFTKDGKSMLVSVGSGSNIDDPDTHPKEFHRADVLEYTPEGKFIKVYASGIRNCVGEAINPNTGQLWCSTNERDNLGNHLVPDYVTSIKEGGFYGWPWYYMGNHQDPRLPEPCANGTGPNPQAAALTADEAKTCNRVDLTSKVITPDVLVQPHMASLEMVFYPDRKEQFPEQYDGDAFAAEHGSWNRANRAGYEVIRVPMHNGHADGSYEDFLTGFVTKDGQVWGRPVGVAIAQDGSLFVTDDGSRSVWHVTYTGK; this comes from the coding sequence ATGAGACGTTCACGCTTCGAAAAGTTCCACGCATTCGCCGCTCTTGTTTTTACCGCGCTTCTTCCGTCTGGACTCCACGCTCAGCAGACGATCACTGGTCAGGCCGCCTTCGCGGACTGGAATCAACAGCAGCCTGGCGTCCGTCGTAAGATTACAGTCGCCGATCTGCCAGTGCCCAAACCTCAGGAGGCCATTAACAATACCCCGCATTTGATTCCTCGCCCAAAGGAAGCCTGGCCTATTGCTCCTCCAGGCTTCAAGGTGACGCTCTACGCCGGAGGCGATGCCGCTCCCATGCAGCGTGCAGACAACAAGGAGCACATGCAGTTGAGTGGGGGCACATTTACGATGCCTCGCCTGCTCAGGACGGCACCCAATGGCGATCTCTTTCTCGCTGACTCCGGCGCCGGCACTCTCTTCATCCTTCGCGGTGTAGGCCCCGACGGCAAAGCCGCGCAGATTGAAAGATTCGCTACCGGCCTCGATCATCCCTTTGGCATTGCGTTCTATCCCGCTAAGAATCCAAAGTATATCTACGTCGGCAATGCCACTACCATTCAACGAATCCCCTATCACACAGGAGATCTGCACGCGACGGGTGCTACTGAAACGATCGTTCCCAATATTCCTGGGTATGCCCAGCTCATGGGTGGAGGTCATTGGACTCGCGATGTTGTCTTCACCAAAGACGGCAAGTCTATGTTAGTTTCCGTGGGCTCAGGCTCAAATATCGATGATCCTGACACGCATCCAAAAGAGTTCCATCGGGCTGATGTACTCGAATACACGCCCGAAGGAAAGTTCATCAAGGTCTATGCATCCGGTATTCGCAACTGCGTCGGAGAAGCCATCAATCCCAATACAGGTCAACTGTGGTGCTCTACCAACGAACGCGACAATCTGGGCAATCATCTGGTCCCCGACTACGTCACCTCGATCAAGGAAGGCGGCTTCTACGGCTGGCCCTGGTACTATATGGGCAATCATCAGGATCCGCGCCTCCCGGAACCCTGTGCCAATGGCACTGGCCCCAATCCGCAGGCGGCCGCACTTACCGCGGATGAGGCTAAAACCTGCAATCGCGTCGATCTCACCTCTAAGGTGATTACTCCGGATGTTCTCGTCCAGCCCCACATGGCCTCGCTCGAGATGGTCTTTTATCCCGACCGGAAAGAGCAGTTCCCTGAGCAATATGACGGCGACGCTTTTGCCGCAGAGCACGGCTCCTGGAACAGAGCCAACCGCGCCGGCTACGAGGTCATCCGCGTCCCGATGCACAATGGTCACGCCGATGGTAGCTACGAAGACTTCCTCACCGGCTTCGTCACCAAAGACGGTCAGGTCTGGGGACGTCCCGTAGGCGTCGCCATCGCCCAGGACGGTAGCTTGTTCGTTACCGACGATGGCTCCCGCTCTGTCTGGCACGTCACCTACACCGGAAAATAG
- a CDS encoding aldo/keto reductase, producing MNKEQILSAAAAGTFTIGGDLTVNRLGYGAMRITGAGVWGPPTDKATSLATLRRAIDLGVNLIDTADSYGPGTSEELIAEALYPYPVGLVIATKGGWERPGPGQWTHNASPSHLTEALEGSLKRLRLDRIDVYQLHAPDNAVSFEASIEALAGLREQGKIRHVALSNVTREHVERARRIVPIVSVQNRYSFADRESDFIVDYCEQHNIAFLPWAPLGQAKEAHDTIKQVANDLDATPLQVALAWLLKRSKVILPIPGTSSVKHLEENTAATGLELPQGAYARLSAVTHPPASLRG from the coding sequence ATGAATAAGGAACAGATTCTTTCAGCCGCAGCTGCTGGCACGTTTACCATCGGTGGCGATCTTACTGTTAACCGCCTGGGCTACGGCGCGATGCGCATTACAGGGGCGGGCGTGTGGGGACCTCCCACAGACAAAGCTACATCCCTTGCAACGCTTCGGCGTGCGATTGACCTCGGCGTGAACCTGATCGATACGGCCGACTCCTACGGCCCCGGCACCTCCGAAGAATTGATCGCAGAAGCACTCTACCCTTATCCAGTTGGATTGGTGATCGCAACCAAGGGTGGATGGGAGCGCCCAGGTCCCGGCCAATGGACGCACAATGCCAGTCCGAGCCATCTCACCGAAGCACTCGAGGGAAGTTTAAAACGTCTGCGGCTGGATCGTATCGACGTCTATCAACTGCACGCTCCCGATAATGCTGTGTCCTTCGAGGCGTCGATCGAAGCACTCGCCGGCCTGCGCGAACAGGGTAAGATTCGCCATGTCGCGCTCTCGAATGTGACTCGTGAACACGTGGAGAGGGCACGCAGGATTGTGCCGATTGTCTCAGTGCAGAACCGCTACAGCTTCGCCGACCGGGAATCTGACTTCATCGTCGATTATTGCGAGCAGCACAATATCGCTTTTCTTCCCTGGGCTCCACTCGGTCAAGCGAAGGAGGCACACGACACCATCAAGCAGGTCGCAAACGATCTTGACGCGACTCCTTTGCAGGTCGCCCTGGCCTGGCTACTCAAGCGCTCCAAAGTGATCCTGCCTATTCCCGGAACATCCTCGGTCAAGCACCTGGAGGAGAATACTGCTGCTACGGGTCTTGAACTGCCACAGGGCGCTTATGCCCGGTTGTCCGCAGTGACCCATCCCCCCGCAAGTCTACGCGGTTGA